In Arthrobacter sp. CJ23, the genomic window AACTGCAGCACAAGGCGGCGATGAGCCAGGAGCTGTTCGCCTCGCTGGACCTGGCCGCTCCGTTCGAACTGTCCAGCAACCCCGGCGAACGCGCCGCACTGTGGCACATCCGCAAAGGCCTGTACACCACCGTGGCCGGCAACCGCCCGCCCGGGACGAACGCGTTGCTGGAGGACATTGCGGTGCCGGTGCCTGCCTTGGCGGACACCTGCGAGGAACTGCTTGGCCTTTTTGACCGCCACGGCTACCAGGACAGCGTCATCTTCGGCCACGCCAAGGACGGCAACATCCACTTCATGCTGACCGAACGGTTCGACGACCCCGCCCAGCTGGACCGCTACGAGGCCTTCACCGAGGACATGGTGGACCTGGTCCTTGGCAGGCACGGCACGCTCAAGGCCGAGCACGGAACCGGCCGGATCATGGCGCCGTTCGTCGCACGGCAATACGGCCAGGAGCTCTACGAGGTCATGGCCGAACTCAAGCGGCTGGTGGACCCGGCAGGGCTGCTGAATCCCGGCGTCGTTCTCTCCGAGAACCCCCGGTCCTACCTGGACCACCTGAAGACCGCCCCGGAGGTCGAGGAAGAAGTGGACCGTTGCGTCGAGTGCGGCTACTGCGAGCCGGTGTGCCCCAGCAAGGACCTGACCATGACGCCCCGGCAGCGGATCGTTATCCGCCGGGAAATCGCCGTCGCCGAACAACGGGGCGACCACGCCCTTGCCGCACGCCTGCGCCAGGACTACGAGTACGACGGTCTCCAGAGCTGCGCCGCGGACGGTATGTGCCAGAGCGCCTGCCCGGTGCTGATCAACACCGGGGATCTGGTGCGCCGCCTCCGCGCGGAAAACCGCAACTCCCTAGCGGACAAGGGCTGGACTGCCGCCGCCAACCACTGGGGTGCCGTCACCGCCGTCGGCTCGCTGGGCCTCAGCGCCGCCAAAGCCGCGCCCGCGCCGGCAGTCAAGGCCATCACCGCCGTGGGACGGCTGCTGCTCGGTGCCGAGAACGTACCGCAGTACGGCGCGGTCCTGCCGAAGGGAGGGCGCAAGCGCACCGCCGCCGCAGACACCAAGGCCGAAGCCACCGCACCGGAAAGCCGCTCAGCCGAGGCTGTCTACTTCCCCGCGTGCATCGGTGCCATGTTCGGCCCCGCCGACGACGGCCGCGGCGGTCCCGGGGAAGGCGTCACCGCCGCGTTCCGGAACCTCGCCCGACGCGCCGGCGTCGAACTGCTTGTTCCCGAAGGCATCGGGGAGCTCTGCTGCGGGACGCCGTGGAAATCCAAGGGCTTTTCTGCAGGCTTCGACGTCATGAAGGCCAAGGTCCTCCCGGCGCTGTGGGAAGCGAGCGGGCACGGCAGGCTCCCGATCGTCTGCGACGCGTCCTCCTGCACGGAAGGGCTTGAGACCCTCCGGGACATGGCAGCGGCGCCGGACATGCCTTCGGAATATTCGCAGCTGAAGTTCACGGACGCAGTCCGGTTCACGCGGGAGCGGCTGCTGCCCGGCCTTGAGGTCACCCGCCACCTGGAATCCCTGGCTCTGCACCCCACTTGCTCGTCCACCCGGCTGGGCATCAACGGGGACCTCACGGCGATCGCGGACTCACTGGCGGACGACGTCATGGTGCCGCCCAGCTGGGGATGCTGCGCCTACGCCGGCGACCGGGGTCTCCTGCACCCCGAACTCACAGAAGCCGCCACAGCGGTCCAGGCAGCCGAAGTCAACCAGCGCAAGCACTCTGCCTACGCATCAACCAACCGGACCTGTGAACTGGGGATGACCCAGGCCACCGGCCATCAGTACCGACACATCCTGGAACTCCTGGACGAGGCGACGCAGCGTCGTGCAGGGTCCCCGACCATCCCCAACAACAACCCTGAGGACCAACAATGAGCACTCCCACCCTCGTCCAGCAACCACCCGCCAAGCAGGCCCGCCGCGCCCTTGTGGCGGGATCGGTGGGCAACTTCATCGAATGGTACGAATTCGGCATCTACGGTTCGTTCGCCACCATCATCTCCGCCAACTTCTTCACCACCGCCGGGGCCTCCGACTTCGAGGCGCTCATCAAGACCTACGCCTCGTTCGCGATTGCGTTCTTCTTCCGTCCGGTGGGAGCCTGGATCTTCGGCCGGATCGGTGACCGGATCGGCCGCCGCCCCACCTTGATCATCGTCCTGCTGCTGATGACAGGGGCCACCGCCCTCATCGGCGTGATCCCGAACTACGCAACCTTGGGCATCATGGCACCCATCCTGCTGACGCTCGTCCGGATCCTCCAAGGTCTGTCCGCCGGCGGTGAGTTCGGCGGAGCAGTCTCCCTCATGACCGAATTCGCACCCACCGGGAAGCGCGGCCTGTACGGTGCCTGGCAGTCCTTCACCGTGGCCCTGGGCCTCCTGGCCGGCGCCGGCGTGGCCGCACTCCTGTCCTCCTCGATGACCGCGAAGGACCTGGGCGACTGGGGCTGGCGTATCCCGTTCCTGCTGGCGCTGCCCCTCGGGCTCGTGGCCCTGTACCTGCGGCTGAAGCTCGAGGAGACGCCCAACTTCCAGCGCACCGTGGCGGCCGAGAAGGCCCACACCCCCGGCGTCGTGGTGGTGCACCCCAGCAAGGCCGAAACCGCCAAGGCGATCCTGCTGGGGATCGGCCGCCTCATGGGCTGGTCCGCAGCGGGCTACACGTTCCTCGTGGTGCTTCCCTCCTACCTGCAGACGAGCCTCCATGCGACCTTCCAGGCTGCCCTGATTGCCACGGTGCTCGCCAACGCCGGCTTTGCCGCGTC contains:
- a CDS encoding FAD-binding and (Fe-S)-binding domain-containing protein produces the protein MTLKTMGRTRRRDREAAHRHPELSGFSGYSIRDLDRLALAHDASHYLLAPEAVVAPVDPAEVGRIMAQAASAKLPLVFRSGGTSLSGQAVTDGLLVDVRKHFRSVEVLDDGARVRVGPGATVRSVNATLAQLGRKLGPDPASEGACTIGGVVANNSSGMSCGTEFNTYRTLDSLVFVLASGTVIDTADPAADRHLRAKEPALHEGLLRLRRRVTFNPDSVRTLEHQFSMKNTMGYGLNAFLDFESPVKILEHLMVGSEGTLGFIAQATFRTVASLQHAATGLMMFPSLNAAASALPALVASGLSTVELMDAASLKVAQRQAGTPAALAGLHVQRHAALLVEHQGATAEELQHKAAMSQELFASLDLAAPFELSSNPGERAALWHIRKGLYTTVAGNRPPGTNALLEDIAVPVPALADTCEELLGLFDRHGYQDSVIFGHAKDGNIHFMLTERFDDPAQLDRYEAFTEDMVDLVLGRHGTLKAEHGTGRIMAPFVARQYGQELYEVMAELKRLVDPAGLLNPGVVLSENPRSYLDHLKTAPEVEEEVDRCVECGYCEPVCPSKDLTMTPRQRIVIRREIAVAEQRGDHALAARLRQDYEYDGLQSCAADGMCQSACPVLINTGDLVRRLRAENRNSLADKGWTAAANHWGAVTAVGSLGLSAAKAAPAPAVKAITAVGRLLLGAENVPQYGAVLPKGGRKRTAAADTKAEATAPESRSAEAVYFPACIGAMFGPADDGRGGPGEGVTAAFRNLARRAGVELLVPEGIGELCCGTPWKSKGFSAGFDVMKAKVLPALWEASGHGRLPIVCDASSCTEGLETLRDMAAAPDMPSEYSQLKFTDAVRFTRERLLPGLEVTRHLESLALHPTCSSTRLGINGDLTAIADSLADDVMVPPSWGCCAYAGDRGLLHPELTEAATAVQAAEVNQRKHSAYASTNRTCELGMTQATGHQYRHILELLDEATQRRAGSPTIPNNNPEDQQ
- a CDS encoding MFS transporter produces the protein MSTPTLVQQPPAKQARRALVAGSVGNFIEWYEFGIYGSFATIISANFFTTAGASDFEALIKTYASFAIAFFFRPVGAWIFGRIGDRIGRRPTLIIVLLLMTGATALIGVIPNYATLGIMAPILLTLVRILQGLSAGGEFGGAVSLMTEFAPTGKRGLYGAWQSFTVALGLLAGAGVAALLSSSMTAKDLGDWGWRIPFLLALPLGLVALYLRLKLEETPNFQRTVAAEKAHTPGVVVVHPSKAETAKAILLGIGRLMGWSAAGYTFLVVLPSYLQTSLHATFQAALIATVLANAGFAASIIPSGILSDRWGRRPVMLAGAILIAVLALPLLKILQDPASSPWLMGAGVFLAGAIVGMLAGPGPAMLSEMFPTTVRYTGLGLAYSLSNAVFSGSAGLIITGLIAATGNKDIPAYYVMATCFVSVFALATLRGAAHKNALRD